GGGCCAATATAGCGCGCCGCGTAGATATGAAAAGCACCGGTGACGGGCATCGCCACGGAAAGCTCACCAAGGCACTGCATAACCAGCCAGACGACCAGCGCTCCAATCAAATACGCCAGCAGGGTGCCCGCCGCGCCGGTGGTAGAGATGATGTATCCGGTATTAAAAAATAGCCCTGTACCAATGACACCGCCTAATGAAAGCATGATCAAATGGCGGGTTTTCATGGTGCGCTTAAGCTCTCCATTCTCTTGTTGCTCGTGCATATCACCTTCTAAACGTATAGATGTCTAAATGTCCATGTCCGGGTTATTTATATCTTTATTGTTAACAAAAGGCCAGCACCAGGCGGGTATCTGCATGAACTAAGAAGGGAATGAGCAAGAAATACGCAAAGAGGAGACAATATCTGTGGTGACTGGTCAATGATAGCGACTGTCATCTTTCTTTTTTGAGCGGAAAGCAGACTCCGTTGCGCCTCCGTTACCCCCCGTTTTCATAACCTTAATCTTTATTTCAATAACCTATGGCGTATAAAGTGAAGGGGATTATGGCGGGTAAAAAGACCTCTTCACTATGAATCCTTATGAAGAACAATACAGGAAACTGATGGCCAACGGGGCTGTCGCCTGGGCCGGGAAAGGTTTTATCAGGGCAAAACAACAGCAGGAAAAAACCCTTAGTTGGCTTCACGCTCAGGGGTATTTACCTCCCTCTGGCGCGCCGGTACTTGAAATGGGGTGTGGGAACGGAGCAATGGCGGCGCAGTCTCTTGCTGAACGAGGATACTCTGTATGGGGTGTCGATCTGTCTGAAACCGCGATCGGATGGGCAGAAGAGCGTTTCCGGCAAGCAGGCCTCTGCGCACACTTTTTTGTCGGCAATGTTTGTCACATCACGCAATGTCAGGATTCAATGTTTGCGTTGATTGTTGATGGCAGTTGTTTGCACTGCCTGATAGATGACGCCCGCCGCCTCTTTTTCGCCGAGGTGCGGAGATTGCTCAAACCAGCAGGACGCATGGTGATCAGTTCAATGTGCGGAATTCCCCAGTACGCTGAAGACATCACCGCTTATGATCCCGTCAGGCACCATTTACTGAAAGCGGGGCAACCCTGGCGCACGTTGAAACCGCTTTCGGATCTTATTCATGAGATACAGGAAGAGCAGCTAAATGTGCTGGCGGCACG
The Kosakonia oryzae genome window above contains:
- a CDS encoding class I SAM-dependent methyltransferase, with protein sequence MNPYEEQYRKLMANGAVAWAGKGFIRAKQQQEKTLSWLHAQGYLPPSGAPVLEMGCGNGAMAAQSLAERGYSVWGVDLSETAIGWAEERFRQAGLCAHFFVGNVCHITQCQDSMFALIVDGSCLHCLIDDARRLFFAEVRRLLKPAGRMVISSMCGIPQYAEDITAYDPVRHHLLKAGQPWRTLKPLSDLIHEIQEEQLNVLAARVNHNAWWDHATLVCSVHSSSADAQA